The Thalassomonas actiniarum genome contains the following window.
TGTATTATTTTTGAGGTGCTGCCTACCCATCTTAAAATCCATAGCTACCTGATGCTGCTGAATCACGATAAGGTCGAGGAATTTACCCAATGTCTGGCGGAATTACTGCAGTTATTACCCACCATCACCGGCATAGGGATCTCGGGCTTTATGAAACTGCCCTATAAAGATACCCGCTTTTTTGAACACATTAATGTCTTACCGGATAAGTTTTATCCGAAAAATCCTAAATTGGCAGTGGCTAAAAGTTAACCGCCGTTATATGGTAAACAGACCCTAAGGTTGAACCATTTATTAACGGGAACAAGACATGAACGATAAACAAACCGGTGAACTGGCCTGGATAGACTTAACCGTGGGCAATGCCATTGAAGTAAAAGACTTTTATCAGCAGGTGATAGGGTGGCAGGCAGAAGCGGTAGACATGGGAGAATATAACGATTATTCCATGAACCATGCCGAAACCAATGAGCCGGTGACAGGCATCTGCCATGCCCGCGGGGTAAATGCGGATTTACCGGCCAGCTGGTTACCTTATTTCCTGGTGGCAGACATAGAGCTGGCGGCAAAGCAGGTAGTGGCGCAGGGGGGCGAGTTGCTGACGGAAATCAAGTCTATGGGCGGGGAAGATCGCTATGTGGTGATCAAAGATCCGGCCGGGGCTGCCTGTGCCCTTTACTATAAAAAATAGCATAAAAATAGCGGATAAAATAGCACAGTAAAGCGTGCCAGCAATGCATAAAAACAGGATATAACAATGCGTTACAATTTTTCCATTGTTGTCTTGCACTAACTTGTGTTTA
Protein-coding sequences here:
- a CDS encoding VOC family protein translates to MNDKQTGELAWIDLTVGNAIEVKDFYQQVIGWQAEAVDMGEYNDYSMNHAETNEPVTGICHARGVNADLPASWLPYFLVADIELAAKQVVAQGGELLTEIKSMGGEDRYVVIKDPAGAACALYYKK